The following coding sequences are from one Salvia hispanica cultivar TCC Black 2014 chromosome 3, UniMelb_Shisp_WGS_1.0, whole genome shotgun sequence window:
- the LOC125217049 gene encoding tricyclene synthase 0e23, chloroplastic-like — MNTPLPKHYSCRSLTQQPLAATTTRRRTPVQCTTKFFADPRGASTLQDYHFDDPINDNIFKGYFASEYEEKLEKIRDLVKSKEDEDDLMENMIFVDTIQRLGVAGHYQKEIETIMQKHYLKLGDVDFCGFHSSLHQVSLSFRLLRQRGYHVSADVFINFKGQDGKFRDELKQDVWGLLELFETTHLSFEGENILNEAQHFSSQLLHIYLAANYTSSNVVKMRFRHPFHKSIARLNFQRDVIGNDKWITTLTQLSEMDFLWGKYVHRDELQQLSMWWKDLGLTRELKLARNEPSKWYTWSMAMLIDDISLSSQRLHLSKSIAFIYLIDDIFDLYGTIDELTVFTKAVQKWDYDAMNTLPDYMKLCYKALLDTTNEIGWTICEKHGYNPINSLKQTWASLCDAFLMEAKWFASEDLPNANEYLANGKVSSGAHVVLVHLFFLLGHNATNLDDISNLISSVAAILRLWDDLGTAEDEHQNGSDGSYIQCYMNDRPEVSYQQTREHVADMIEREWKRLNKECFNLNNHSIRPIQEASLNLARMVPLMYSYDDNQRLPVLAEYINLMLLSPAK; from the exons ATGAACACACCTCTTCCTAAACACTATTCTTGCAGATCTCTGACGCAGCAGCCGTTGGCAGCCACCACTACCCGGAGGAGAACCCCCGTGCAATGCACCACCAAATTTTTCGCTGACCCGAGAGGAGCTTCTACACTTCAAGACTACCACTTCGATGATCCCATTAATGACAACATTTTCAAG GGTTATTTTGCAAGTGAGTACGAAGAGAAATTGGAGAAGATTAGGGATTTAGTGAAGTCTaaggaagatgaagatgatttAATGGAAAACATGATATTTGTGGACACGATCCAACGGCTAGGCGTGGCCGGTCATTACCAGAAGGAGATTGAAACAATTATGCAGAAgcattatttgaaattaggAGATGTTGATTTTTGTGGATTCCATTCATCGCTCCATCAAGTTTCTCTTTCATTTCGACTGTTGAGACAAAGAGGATACCATGTGTCGGCAG ATGTCTTCATCAATTTCAAGGGCCAAGATGGGAAATTCAGGGATGAACTAAAGCAAGATGTATGGGGATTGCTTGAATTGTTCGAAACTACACATTTGAGTTTTGAAGGAGAAAACATACTCAACGAAGCACAACATTTTAGCAGCCAACTACTGCATATATACTTAGCTGCTAATTACACCAGTTCTAATGTTGTGAAGATGAGATTTAGGCACCCTTTCCACAAAAGCATTGCAAGATTGAACTTCCAAAGAGATGTTATAGGCAACGATAAATGGATAACAACGTTAACACAGCTGTCGGAAATGGATTTTCTCTGGGGAAAATATGTCCATAGAGATGAACTACAACAACTTTCCAT GTGGTGGAAAGATTTGGGGTTGACAAGAGAGCTAAAGCTGGCAAGAAATGAGCCAAGTAAATGGTACACATGGTCCATGGCAATGCTGATTGATGATATCAGCCTATCTTCACAGAGGCTGCACCTCTCCAAATCcattgcttttatttatttgattgatgatatttttgatCTTTATGGGACCATAGATGAATTGACAGTCTTTACAAAAGCAGTTCAAAA ATGGGACTATGATGCAATGAATACGCTGCCGGACTACATGAAGTTGTGCTACAAGGCACTGCTTGATACTACAAACGAGATTGGATGGACTATTTGTGAAAAGCATGGATACAATCCTATCAACTCTCTAAAACAAACG TGGGCAAGTTTGTGCGATGCATTTCTAATGGAAGCAAAATGGTTCGCCTCAGAAGATTTGCCAAATGCAAATGAGTATTTAGCCAATGGAAAGGTGAGCTCAGGAGCGCATGTGGTGCTTGTCCACTTGTTCTTTCTTTTAGGTCACAATGCTACCAATTTGGATGATATATCCAATCTCATTTCATCCGTTGCTGCAATTCTTCGTCTTTGGGATGACTTAGGGACTGCTGAG GATGAGCATCAAAATGGTTCTGATGGATCATATATACAATGCTATATGAATGATCGACCGGAGGTATCATATCAGCAGACACGAGAGCACGTTGCAGATATGATAGAAAGAGAATGGAAACGGCTCAACAAGGAGTGCTTCAATCTGAACAATCACTCGATACGGCCCATTCAAGAAGCTTCTCTTAATCTTGCAAGAATGGTGCCTCTCATGTATAGTTATGACGACAATCAACGGCTTCCGGTGCTTGCAGAATACATAAATCTCATGTTGCTAAGTCCAGCAAAATAA
- the LOC125216669 gene encoding tricyclene synthase 0e23, chloroplastic-like, producing the protein MSSLVMNTPLPKHYSCRSPMQRPLAAATTRRRTPVQCTTKFFANPRGASTLQNYHLEDPNKNNIFKGYSASEYEEKLEKIRDLVKSRGEEDDPIESLIFVDTIQRLGMAGHYRKEIDTIMQKHYLRLGDVDFCGYQSSLLKVSLSFRMLRQRGYHVSADVFNNFKGQDGKFRDELKQDVWGLMELYEATHLSFEGENILNEAQHFSSQLLHKYLAENTNSDVVKMRFKHPFHKSIARLNFQRDVRGIGKSITTLTELSEMDFLMGKYVHREELRQLSKWWKDLGLIRELKLARDEPSKWYTWSMAMLIDDISLSSQRLHLSKSIAFIYLIDDIFDLYGTLDELTLFTEAVQKWDYDAMNMLPDYMKLCYKSLLDTTNETGWTICEKHGYNPINSLKQTWASLCNAFLVEAKYFASDKLPNANEYLANGKVSSGVHVVLVHLFFLLGHNATNLDDISNLISSVAAILRLWDDMGTAQDEHQNGADGSYIQCYMNDQPGISYQQTREHVAHVIEREWKRLNKECFNLNNHSTGPFQEAALNLARMVPLMYSYDDNQQLPVLAEYINLMLLSPASLEPDRQNKINSFEFSV; encoded by the exons ATGTCTAGTTTAGTGATGAACACACCTCTTCCTAAACACTATTCTTGCAGATCTCCGATGCAGCGGCCGTTGGCAGCCGCCACTACCCGGAGGAGAACTCCCGTGCAATGCACCACTAAATTTTTCGCTAACCCGAGAGGAGCTTCTACGCTTCAAAACTACCACTTGGAAGATCCCAACAAAAACAACATTTTCAAG GGTTATTCTGCAAGTGAGTATGAAGAGAAATTGGAGAAGATTAGGGATTTAGTGAAGTCGAggggagaagaagatgatcCAATTGAGAGCTTGATATTTGTGGACACGATCCAACGGCTAGGCATGGCCGGTCATTACCGGAAGGAGATTGACACAATTATGCAGAAGCATTATTTGAGATTAGGAGATGTCGATTTTTGTGGATACCAATCATCTCTCCTTAAAGTTTCCCTTTCATTTCGAATGTTGAGACAAAGAGGATACCATGTGTCCGCAG atGTGTTCAACAATTTCAAGGGCCAGGATGGGAAATTCAGGGATGAACTAAAGCAAGATGTTTGGGGATTAATGGAATTATACGAAGCTACACATTTGAGTTTCGAAGGAGAAAACATACTCAACGAAGCACAACATTTTAGCAGCCAACTACTGCATAAGTACTTAGCTGAAAACACAAATTCTGATGTTGTGAAGATGAGATTCAAGCACCCTTTCCACAAAAGCATTGCAAGATTGAACTTCCAAAGAGATGTTAGAGGCATCGGTAAATCGATAACAACGTTAACAGAGCTGTCAGAAATGGATTTTCTCATGGGAAAATATGTTCATAGAGAAGAACTGCGCCAACTCTCCAA GTGGTGGAAAGATTTGGGGTTGATAAGAGAGCTAAAGTTGGCAAGAGATGAGCCAAGTAAATGGTACACATGGTCCATGGCAATGCTGATTGATGATATAAGCCTATCTTCACAGAGGCTGCACCTCTCCAAATCcattgcttttatttatttgattgatgatatttttgatCTTTATGGCACCTTAGATGAATTGACACTCTTTACAGAAGCTGTTCAAAA ATGGGACTATGATGCGATGAATATGCTGCCGGACTACATGAAGTTGTGTTACAAGTCATTACTTGATACCACAAACGAAACTGGATGGACTATTTGTGAAAAGCATGGATATAATCCTATCAACTCTCTGAAACAAACT TGGGCAAGTTTGTGTAATGCATTTCTAGTGGAAGCAAAATATTTTGCCTCAGATAAATTGCCAAATGCAAATGAGTATTTAGCCAATGGAAAGGTGAGCTCAGGGGTGCATGTGGTGCTAGTCCacttattctttcttttaggTCACAATGCAACCAATTTGGATGACATATCCAATCTCATTTCATCCGTTGCTGCAATTCTTCGCCTTTGGGACGACATGGGGACTGCCCAG GATGAGCATCAAAATGGTGCTGATGGATCATATATACAATGCTATATGAATGATCAACCGGGCATATCATATCAGCAAACACGAGAGCACGTTGCACATGTGATAGAAAGAGAATGGAAACGGCTCAACAAGGAGTGCTTCAATCTGAACAATCACTCAACAGGGCCCTTTCAAGAAGCTGCTCTTAATCTTGCAAGAATGGTGCCTCTCATGTATAGCTATGATGACAATCAACAGCTTCCAGTGCTTGCAGAATACATAAATCTCATGTTGCTAAGTCCAGCTTCATTGGAGCCTGACAGACAAAATAAGATCAACTCATTTGAGTTCTCTGTTTAG